A part of Haloarchaeobius sp. HME9146 genomic DNA contains:
- a CDS encoding PQQ-binding-like beta-propeller repeat protein codes for MSGPLQSLSRREVLLFGSAALVGGQAIRPSLFKSGFDTGPSVSLDEWHLPGRSPSRQNYAAVAGGDDLSVTWEVPFEQETGYSLAVADGTVFVPTWNSALHALDTTDGRQRWQFAPDAALSTGIAVAAGHVCCPTDRDFYVLGSDGARSWWLPGVDDRSLYWLLDPTYLPVGNVLFLNGDDGLEARDIESGLTHWQTTRHVGPVAYGDGKLICSAGYYESVRHSAHDPSDGSRLWRTPEYEYRHRGSAIAPDTLVAYGGSDDTGRIQTFDPNDGRLQWESTVGTTLVDVALTVGLVVATGTFGQLHAFDPDTGERLWTRTDLGRVGGTVRTEQRLYVHEADGVSVLDPETGETRDSLALDGGEPRSLALAGGRLLALTESGLYALEVRDDA; via the coding sequence ATGTCTGGTCCCCTCCAGTCGCTCTCCCGCCGCGAGGTCCTCCTCTTCGGTTCGGCTGCGCTCGTCGGCGGGCAGGCCATACGGCCCTCGCTGTTCAAGAGCGGGTTCGACACCGGCCCGTCGGTTTCGCTCGACGAGTGGCACCTGCCCGGTCGGAGTCCGAGCCGGCAGAACTACGCTGCCGTCGCTGGCGGCGACGACCTCTCGGTCACCTGGGAAGTTCCGTTCGAGCAAGAGACGGGGTACAGCCTCGCCGTCGCCGACGGAACGGTGTTCGTCCCGACCTGGAACAGCGCGCTGCACGCCCTCGATACCACCGACGGTCGACAGCGCTGGCAGTTCGCGCCGGACGCAGCGCTCTCCACCGGTATCGCCGTCGCCGCCGGCCACGTCTGCTGCCCGACCGACCGGGACTTCTACGTCCTCGGTAGCGACGGGGCGCGGAGCTGGTGGCTTCCCGGCGTCGACGACCGCTCGCTCTACTGGCTCCTGGACCCGACGTACCTGCCCGTCGGGAACGTGCTGTTCCTCAACGGCGACGACGGACTCGAGGCCCGGGACATCGAGAGCGGACTGACCCACTGGCAGACGACCCGCCATGTAGGCCCGGTCGCCTACGGGGACGGGAAGCTCATCTGTAGCGCCGGCTACTACGAAAGCGTCCGCCACAGCGCCCACGACCCGAGCGACGGCTCACGGCTCTGGCGCACGCCCGAGTACGAGTATCGTCATCGCGGCAGTGCAATCGCACCCGACACGCTCGTCGCCTACGGTGGGTCCGACGATACCGGCCGCATCCAGACGTTCGACCCGAACGACGGCCGCCTGCAGTGGGAATCGACGGTCGGAACGACGCTCGTCGACGTCGCATTGACCGTCGGCCTCGTGGTCGCCACCGGGACGTTCGGCCAACTTCACGCGTTCGACCCCGACACTGGCGAGCGACTGTGGACGCGAACCGACCTGGGCCGCGTCGGCGGGACGGTCCGAACCGAGCAGCGCCTCTACGTCCACGAGGCCGACGGGGTCAGCGTACTGGACCCTGAAACCGGTGAGACCAGGGACAGCCTCGCCCTCGACGGTGGGGAACCGCGTTCACTCGCCCTCGCTGGCGGACGCCTGTTGGCACTCACCGAGTCCGGGCTCTACGCGCTGGAGGTGCGCGACGATGCCTGA
- a CDS encoding MATE family efflux transporter, producing MAEPQVQNEITEGELLGPMVRLAWPMVAIQLLQVAYNLADTAWLGAYSSNAVGALSMAFPLIFFLISVGGGFTAAGAILVAQYTGANSDGSAGLVAGQTIVFVGIFSVVIGLLGYLLTDAMLGVFPADPETAEFVIPLAADYMRLFFLGSPFLFGFFVFTSLLRGYGNTRTPMRIMLVSVVVNVVLDPLLIFGVGPFPAMGIEGAAVATVFSRGVATVLGFYILFTTTVGPTVLREHLVPDLPTIRDIVRLGVPSAAEQSMASLAFITLTAMVATFPPAVIAAYGLGNRLISLVFLPAMGLGQATNTIVGQNLGAGKPERAERAVWIAAKLAAGVLLVVALVVWAFPTTILRPMMSADTAQAAETLRYGSEYLRIVAVSFVAMGLFPVFLGAFRGAGKTTTALVFSAVALWIARVPVTYYLVFELGWGTTGIWTAVAIGDVVGAIAAILYFTRGTWKSAIVDRDEGVRGEPESVSVASQDD from the coding sequence ATGGCTGAACCGCAGGTACAGAACGAGATCACCGAGGGTGAGCTGCTCGGCCCGATGGTCCGGCTCGCGTGGCCAATGGTGGCCATCCAGCTCCTGCAGGTCGCGTACAACCTCGCCGACACGGCGTGGCTGGGGGCGTACTCCTCGAACGCGGTCGGCGCGCTGTCGATGGCGTTCCCGCTCATCTTCTTCCTCATCTCGGTGGGCGGGGGGTTCACCGCAGCCGGGGCCATCCTGGTCGCGCAGTACACCGGCGCGAACAGTGACGGCTCAGCCGGGCTCGTCGCTGGCCAGACCATCGTCTTCGTCGGCATCTTCTCCGTCGTCATCGGCCTACTGGGCTACCTGCTGACCGATGCGATGCTCGGGGTCTTCCCGGCGGACCCGGAGACGGCCGAGTTCGTCATCCCGCTGGCCGCGGACTACATGCGCCTGTTCTTCCTGGGGTCGCCGTTCCTCTTCGGCTTCTTCGTGTTCACCTCGCTGCTGCGGGGGTACGGCAACACCCGGACGCCGATGCGCATCATGCTCGTCTCCGTGGTCGTCAACGTCGTCCTCGACCCCCTGCTCATCTTCGGGGTCGGCCCGTTCCCCGCGATGGGCATCGAGGGCGCGGCCGTCGCGACGGTGTTCTCCCGCGGCGTCGCGACGGTGCTCGGGTTCTACATCCTGTTCACCACGACGGTCGGCCCGACGGTCCTGCGCGAACACCTCGTGCCGGACCTCCCGACCATCCGCGACATCGTCCGTCTCGGGGTCCCCAGCGCGGCCGAGCAGTCGATGGCGTCGCTTGCGTTCATCACCCTCACCGCGATGGTCGCGACGTTCCCGCCCGCGGTTATCGCCGCCTACGGGCTGGGTAACCGGCTCATCTCGCTGGTGTTCCTGCCGGCGATGGGGCTCGGACAGGCCACGAACACCATCGTCGGCCAGAACCTCGGCGCAGGGAAGCCGGAGCGCGCCGAGCGCGCGGTGTGGATCGCCGCCAAGCTCGCCGCCGGCGTGTTGCTCGTCGTCGCCCTCGTCGTCTGGGCCTTCCCGACGACCATCCTCCGGCCGATGATGAGCGCCGACACGGCCCAGGCCGCCGAAACCCTGCGCTACGGGAGCGAGTACCTCCGCATCGTCGCGGTCTCGTTCGTGGCCATGGGGCTGTTCCCCGTGTTCCTCGGCGCGTTCCGCGGCGCGGGCAAGACCACCACGGCGCTGGTGTTCTCGGCCGTCGCGCTCTGGATTGCCCGCGTCCCCGTGACGTACTACCTCGTCTTCGAGCTGGGCTGGGGCACGACCGGCATCTGGACCGCGGTCGCCATCGGCGACGTGGTCGGGGCCATCGCCGCCATCCTCTACTTCACGCGGGGCACCTGGAAGTCGGCCATCGTGGACCGGGACGAGGGTGTGCGAGGTGAGCCCGAGTCGGTCTCGGTGGCGAGTCAGGACGACTGA
- a CDS encoding HD family hydrolase codes for MTDDPPTDPALSAVLSALSLKDERRTGWQLRGIADPESVAAHSWGVAYLTLLFAEQAGVDPDRALRLAVVHDVAEAETGDWATRADETAETYDPAEKEAAEAAAAADLLADFDHAHDAWAEYEARGTPEARFVKDMDLVDMCLQAVVYESEGRYEPGESDEFQEYDHLDEFFATAEPRLSTELGRELFDAAKEEYERVRGQSS; via the coding sequence ATGACGGACGACCCGCCGACCGACCCCGCACTTTCCGCTGTGCTCTCCGCACTCTCTCTGAAGGACGAGCGGCGCACCGGCTGGCAGCTCCGGGGTATCGCGGACCCGGAGTCGGTCGCCGCACACTCCTGGGGAGTTGCCTACCTCACGCTGCTGTTCGCCGAACAGGCCGGCGTCGACCCGGACCGTGCGCTCCGGCTCGCGGTCGTCCACGACGTGGCCGAGGCCGAGACGGGCGACTGGGCGACCAGAGCCGACGAGACCGCGGAAACCTACGACCCGGCGGAGAAGGAGGCAGCCGAGGCAGCAGCCGCGGCGGACCTCCTCGCGGACTTCGACCACGCCCACGACGCCTGGGCCGAGTACGAGGCCCGTGGGACGCCCGAGGCTCGTTTCGTGAAGGACATGGACCTCGTGGACATGTGCCTGCAGGCCGTCGTCTACGAGAGCGAGGGGCGCTACGAGCCCGGTGAATCCGACGAGTTTCAGGAGTACGACCATCTGGACGAGTTCTTCGCGACGGCAGAGCCGAGGCTCAGCACCGAATTGGGCCGCGAGTTGTTCGACGCGGCGAAAGAGGAGTACGAGCGGGTTCGCGGTCAGTCGTCCTGA
- a CDS encoding PQQ-binding-like beta-propeller repeat protein, whose protein sequence is MASLLSTVSPRRVRIALTVVVCLLALSGVAATATYDPPELQRGTVTDPANGTTVVSAHGWHASLTGPGDPDKPVRLVGLGPDATLEWEYETTDVPGTRFYDVDPLPNGDLLVTNTTSDGQTSVYRLDPDTGERRWTETLDIQDTHDVDLINEDELLVANIKNSSNGTSYDGVFVYDRGEDRITWHWYFRNHYPLSTDSGLDHDWTHVNDVDKIGNGTFMVSPRDFDQVIAIDRETKNITWRLGSDDDYTVMNEQHNPQYLETESGQKTVLVADSENDRVVEYTYENGSWTKVWEVGDDQLQWPRDADRLPNGNTLIVDSMNHRVVEVTPQGEIVWEYFVPWAPYDAERMAYGDEPGGPTMRDQNVSGSYELSGSAGHAPHSGEPTVFQQAEFVTEDVPVLGDVVGWTVDKLQHYGPWAVPHWVPLSALFNGGLALVIGLGWAVGEAVIRRERIVSGFRGRLGS, encoded by the coding sequence ATGGCTTCCCTCCTCTCGACAGTCTCACCACGTCGCGTTCGCATCGCGTTGACGGTCGTCGTCTGTCTGCTCGCGTTGAGTGGCGTCGCCGCGACCGCCACCTACGACCCACCGGAACTCCAGCGCGGGACCGTCACCGACCCTGCCAATGGGACGACCGTCGTGTCGGCCCACGGCTGGCACGCCTCGCTCACCGGCCCTGGTGACCCGGACAAACCGGTCCGGCTCGTCGGGCTCGGGCCGGACGCCACGCTCGAATGGGAGTACGAGACCACCGACGTTCCCGGCACGCGCTTCTACGACGTGGACCCGCTCCCGAACGGCGACCTGCTCGTGACGAACACCACGAGCGACGGCCAGACGAGCGTCTACCGTCTCGACCCCGACACCGGCGAGCGCCGCTGGACCGAGACCCTCGACATCCAGGACACTCACGACGTGGACCTGATAAACGAGGACGAACTGCTCGTCGCGAACATCAAGAACTCCTCGAACGGGACGAGCTACGACGGCGTGTTCGTCTACGACCGCGGCGAGGACCGCATCACCTGGCACTGGTACTTCCGGAACCACTACCCCCTCTCGACCGATTCGGGCCTCGACCACGACTGGACCCACGTGAACGACGTGGACAAGATCGGCAACGGGACGTTCATGGTCTCGCCGCGGGACTTCGACCAGGTCATCGCCATCGACCGCGAGACGAAGAACATCACGTGGCGGCTCGGGAGCGACGACGACTACACCGTGATGAACGAGCAGCACAACCCACAGTACCTCGAAACCGAGTCGGGCCAGAAGACGGTTCTCGTCGCCGACAGCGAGAACGACCGCGTCGTCGAGTACACGTACGAGAACGGCTCGTGGACGAAGGTCTGGGAGGTCGGCGACGACCAGCTGCAGTGGCCCCGCGACGCCGACCGCCTCCCCAACGGGAACACCCTCATCGTCGACTCGATGAACCACCGCGTCGTCGAGGTGACGCCACAGGGTGAGATCGTCTGGGAGTACTTCGTGCCCTGGGCACCCTACGACGCCGAGCGCATGGCGTACGGGGACGAACCCGGCGGGCCGACCATGCGCGACCAGAACGTCTCGGGGTCGTACGAACTCTCCGGGTCGGCGGGCCACGCCCCCCACAGCGGCGAACCGACGGTGTTCCAGCAGGCCGAGTTCGTCACCGAGGACGTTCCAGTACTCGGTGACGTTGTCGGCTGGACCGTCGACAAACTCCAGCACTACGGCCCGTGGGCAGTCCCACACTGGGTGCCCCTGAGCGCGCTGTTCAACGGCGGGCTGGCGCTCGTCATCGGCCTCGGGTGGGCCGTCGGTGAAGCGGTCATCCGCCGTGAGCGTATCGTCTCGGGGTTCCGGGGCCGACTGGGGTCGTAA